The Dehalococcoidia bacterium genome has a segment encoding these proteins:
- a CDS encoding molybdenum cofactor biosynthesis protein MoaB, with protein sequence MGYEEHKHLSPQKVHCAVIIISDSRTEKTDESGKLLVEGLKSAGHEVVSFSLLKNDREAIQGKMGELLHSAEVQAIIASGGTGASKMDITIETVLPMLEKRLDGFGELFRYLTYQEIGTGSILSRSTAGVALGKAVICLPGSLKAVKLALEKIILPEIGHLVREAAR encoded by the coding sequence ATGGGTTATGAAGAACACAAGCACCTGTCGCCCCAAAAGGTCCACTGCGCCGTGATTATCATTTCAGACTCCCGCACCGAAAAAACAGATGAGTCCGGCAAGCTGCTGGTTGAAGGCTTGAAAAGCGCAGGCCACGAAGTAGTTTCCTTCTCCCTATTAAAAAATGACCGCGAAGCCATCCAGGGCAAAATGGGAGAGCTGTTACACTCGGCCGAAGTGCAGGCTATCATAGCCAGCGGCGGCACCGGCGCCAGCAAGATGGATATTACTATCGAAACGGTGCTTCCCATGCTCGAAAAGAGGCTGGATGGCTTCGGCGAGCTCTTCCGCTACCTGACCTATCAGGAAATCGGCACTGGCAGCATCCTCAGCCGCTCTACTGCTGGAGTGGCACTCGGCAAGGCCGTCATCTGCCTGCCGGGCTCGCTTAAAGCCGTGAAATTGGCTCTTGAAAAGATAATCTTGCCTGAAATAGGCCACCTGGTCAGG